A single Brachyspira hampsonii DNA region contains:
- a CDS encoding nucleoside phosphorylase: protein MFPKAYYQENENLVHHLKLKKGDVGKYIIMPGDPKRCVKIAKRFDNAKLIADYREYATYTGYINGVKVSAVSHGIGGPSTAIALEELIKIGADTFIRVGTCGGMNMEVLPGDVVIVNGAVKGGGTMDNYIPKEFPCVPNIDVLEAMIEGADKIKTRTHVGVIQCKDAFYAQHAPESMAVDKELLYKWDSYIKAGCLASEMESATLFAVGAAKNVRTGAAMLVLHNQERIKNNINDPKNYTGEEAIDLIIESIKILIDKDKK from the coding sequence ATGTTTCCAAAAGCCTATTATCAGGAAAATGAAAACCTAGTTCATCATTTAAAATTAAAGAAAGGTGATGTAGGAAAATATATCATTATGCCGGGAGATCCTAAAAGATGCGTAAAAATAGCTAAAAGATTTGACAATGCCAAATTAATAGCTGATTACAGGGAATATGCCACTTACACAGGATATATAAACGGGGTTAAAGTTTCTGCTGTTTCGCATGGTATAGGAGGTCCTTCCACTGCTATAGCTTTAGAAGAACTTATCAAAATAGGAGCAGATACTTTCATTCGTGTTGGTACATGCGGCGGTATGAATATGGAGGTTTTGCCGGGTGATGTTGTTATAGTTAATGGTGCTGTAAAAGGCGGCGGCACAATGGATAATTATATACCTAAAGAATTCCCTTGCGTACCTAACATAGATGTTCTTGAAGCTATGATTGAGGGTGCTGATAAAATAAAAACAAGAACGCATGTAGGTGTTATACAATGCAAAGATGCTTTTTATGCTCAGCATGCTCCTGAAAGTATGGCTGTTGACAAGGAATTATTATATAAGTGGGATAGTTATATTAAAGCAGGATGTTTGGCTTCAGAAATGGAATCTGCTACATTATTTGCAGTAGGGGCGGCTAAGAATGTACGAACCGGAGCTGCTATGCTTGTTTTACATAATCAAGAAAGAATAAAAAATAATATTAATGATCCCAAAAATTATACAGGAGAAGAAGCCATAGATTTAATAATAGAATCTATTAAAATTTTAATAGACAAAGATAAAAAATAA
- a CDS encoding nucleoside phosphorylase encodes MEPKDPKAFYDEEAFKNNLLEYHIKLKKGDAARYVLLPGDPKRVGYIANFLDNPELKADYREYVTVTGKYKGVDISVTSTGIGGPSASIAMEELIKVGADTFIRVGTAGGLSLKVKPNDLAIAQAAIKDEGTTKEYIPFEYPAIANTDVMFALRDAAKKINANYHIGIVHSKDCFYGELEPENSFFREKFENNLKYYTLCGAIASEMECAALFACASLRKVRAGGIMHIVENTMIERMGTHLEYNDNIENMILTALEAVVLLHEKDKKAESNN; translated from the coding sequence ATGGAGCCAAAAGACCCTAAAGCTTTCTATGATGAAGAGGCATTTAAAAATAATCTTCTTGAATACCATATAAAATTAAAAAAAGGGGATGCTGCAAGATATGTACTTCTTCCCGGAGATCCTAAAAGAGTGGGATATATTGCCAATTTTTTAGATAATCCCGAATTAAAAGCTGATTATAGAGAATATGTAACAGTAACAGGTAAATATAAAGGAGTAGATATTTCTGTAACTTCCACAGGTATAGGAGGTCCTTCCGCTTCAATAGCTATGGAAGAACTTATTAAAGTAGGTGCTGATACATTTATAAGGGTTGGTACTGCAGGCGGACTTAGCCTCAAAGTAAAGCCCAATGATTTAGCAATAGCTCAGGCTGCAATCAAAGACGAAGGTACTACAAAAGAATATATACCCTTTGAATACCCTGCTATTGCAAATACTGATGTTATGTTCGCATTGAGAGATGCCGCTAAAAAAATAAATGCTAATTATCATATAGGTATTGTGCATAGTAAAGACTGCTTCTATGGTGAATTAGAGCCAGAGAATTCTTTTTTCAGAGAAAAGTTTGAAAATAATCTTAAATACTATACATTATGTGGAGCTATAGCTTCAGAAATGGAATGTGCTGCTCTTTTTGCATGTGCTTCTTTAAGAAAAGTAAGAGCAGGAGGAATAATGCATATAGTAGAAAATACTATGATAGAAAGAATGGGTACTCATTTAGAATATAATGATAATATAGAAAATATGATATTAACTGCATTAGAGGCGGTAGTGCTGTTACATGAAAAAGACAAAAAAGCTGAAAGCAATAACTAA
- the deoC gene encoding deoxyribose-phosphate aldolase, giving the protein MNNLNKLIDHTILRPDATIDDVRKLCIEAKEYGFYSVCVNSAYVNVAYNFLLHSDVKVCSVVGFPLGAMMKEAKAYETKVAVDSGADEIDMVINVGFLKSKKIDLFERDIKKVRDACHASILKVIIETCLLTDEEKVLACKIAKECGADFVKTSTGFSTGGATEHDVKLMREAVGKEMGVKASGGIKTYEDALKMIEAGASRLGTSSGIAIIKAQKS; this is encoded by the coding sequence ATGAATAATCTTAATAAATTAATAGACCATACTATTTTAAGACCTGATGCCACAATAGATGATGTAAGAAAACTATGCATAGAAGCAAAAGAATACGGATTTTATTCTGTATGCGTAAATTCAGCTTATGTAAATGTAGCTTATAATTTTCTTCTGCATTCAGATGTAAAAGTATGTTCAGTGGTAGGCTTTCCTTTGGGAGCTATGATGAAAGAAGCTAAAGCCTATGAAACAAAAGTTGCTGTAGACAGCGGAGCCGATGAAATAGATATGGTTATCAATGTAGGCTTTCTAAAGAGTAAAAAAATAGATCTTTTTGAAAGAGATATAAAAAAAGTAAGAGATGCATGCCATGCCAGCATATTAAAAGTAATAATAGAAACTTGTCTTTTAACAGATGAAGAAAAAGTATTAGCATGTAAAATAGCTAAGGAATGCGGTGCCGATTTTGTTAAAACTTCTACAGGTTTTTCTACAGGAGGGGCAACAGAACATGATGTAAAACTTATGCGTGAAGCTGTAGGCAAAGAAATGGGCGTTAAAGCTTCAGGAGGCATAAAAACTTATGAAGATGCTTTAAAAATGATTGAAGCAGGAGCTAGCAGACTCGGAACAAGCAGCGGTATAGCTATAATAAAAGCTCAAAAATCTTGA
- a CDS encoding DegT/DnrJ/EryC1/StrS family aminotransferase, with product MKYMNLYRGYEKRKEAIDKRISSIIERSQFVFGEELDTLEKELANYTGAKYAVGVSSGHVGLVLALLALGFNAGEDHSQKEVIVPAMTFFSTAEAPSFLGMKVRVCDIDEYFNMDVKKLESLINKNTAAIIPVNLFGQCADYDVILDIAKKNNIFVIEDACQSFGASYKNIKSCSGKLGDIAVTSFFPAKPLGCFGDGGMVFTDNEELYKNLKQLRHHGDEGGMIHVKLGTTGRLDNLQAGILLEKFKGFEEDMTYRRNAAKYYNEQLKGIVKVPEIAEYTQSVHAQYVIQVEKNRDEVRTKLSELGVPTALYYPHPIHLAPILVKKLGYKEGDMPVSEYASKHNIALPIDNDILKEEQDIVIEAIKKVVGK from the coding sequence ATGAAATATATGAATCTTTACAGAGGATATGAAAAAAGAAAAGAAGCTATTGACAAAAGAATATCTTCTATCATAGAGAGAAGTCAGTTTGTATTCGGAGAAGAATTAGATACTTTAGAGAAAGAATTAGCAAATTATACAGGGGCAAAATATGCTGTAGGAGTTTCATCTGGGCATGTTGGTTTGGTTCTTGCTCTTTTAGCATTGGGATTTAATGCAGGGGAAGATCATTCTCAAAAAGAGGTAATAGTACCTGCTATGACATTCTTTTCTACTGCTGAAGCTCCTTCATTTTTAGGTATGAAAGTAAGGGTATGCGATATTGATGAATATTTTAATATGGATGTAAAAAAATTAGAAAGTTTAATAAACAAAAATACAGCAGCTATTATACCTGTAAATTTATTCGGTCAATGTGCTGATTATGATGTTATACTTGATATTGCTAAAAAGAATAATATTTTTGTAATAGAAGATGCCTGTCAGTCATTTGGAGCAAGCTACAAAAATATAAAATCATGCTCTGGAAAATTAGGCGATATTGCTGTAACATCATTTTTCCCAGCTAAGCCTTTGGGCTGTTTCGGAGACGGCGGAATGGTATTTACTGATAATGAAGAGTTATATAAAAATCTCAAACAGCTTCGTCATCATGGCGATGAAGGCGGTATGATACATGTTAAATTGGGTACTACAGGAAGACTTGATAATTTGCAGGCTGGAATTTTACTTGAGAAATTTAAGGGCTTTGAAGAGGATATGACATATAGAAGAAATGCTGCTAAATATTATAATGAACAGCTAAAAGGTATTGTAAAAGTACCTGAAATAGCAGAATATACTCAAAGTGTTCATGCACAGTATGTTATACAGGTAGAAAAGAACAGAGATGAAGTAAGAACAAAATTAAGTGAATTAGGAGTTCCTACTGCACTTTACTATCCGCACCCTATACATTTAGCCCCTATTTTAGTAAAAAAATTAGGATACAAAGAAGGTGATATGCCTGTATCTGAATATGCTTCCAAACATAATATAGCTTTGCCTATAGATAATGATATTCTTAAAGAGGAGCAGGATATAGTTATAGAGGCTATAAAAAAAGTAGTTGGTAAATAA
- a CDS encoding ATP-binding protein has product MNMYVKDCPKRTEKILFMKRIQSDKSLIPKISKDFLDMLHSNGIEQCDALQIAFEEALTNAIIHGNKNNHDKNVYLSINIDDEKIEIIIEDEGEGFDYISAMIELTESQDNIYKDSGRGIFLISLYTDDFYFEDSGRKIVIIKNRN; this is encoded by the coding sequence ATGAATATGTATGTTAAGGATTGTCCCAAGCGAACAGAAAAAATATTATTTATGAAAAGAATACAAAGCGATAAATCATTAATACCCAAAATTTCTAAAGATTTTTTGGATATGCTTCATTCAAACGGCATAGAACAATGTGATGCACTGCAGATAGCATTTGAAGAAGCCCTTACTAATGCCATAATCCATGGAAATAAAAATAATCATGATAAAAATGTATATCTAAGTATTAATATAGATGATGAGAAAATAGAAATTATAATAGAAGACGAAGGCGAAGGATTTGATTATATTTCGGCTATGATAGAACTTACAGAATCTCAGGATAATATTTATAAAGACAGCGGAAGAGGGATATTTCTCATTTCTTTATATACAGATGATTTTTATTTTGAAGACAGCGGAAGAAAGATAGTGATAATTAAAAACAGAAATTGA
- a CDS encoding ATP-binding protein, whose amino-acid sequence MPNDKKTKKVKNTKYFRKSPPIHLDTGFVNLERFMAINEYDDGTFSREYNCDIINRKGRDAVIIVPYTYIDNQIQVLMISTFRPVVYYREKVMTGKNPEEIDEYIMNFLEFPAGMLEEDEINEKNPNQGIKKCAKRELEEETGYNVDLKKINVLGHRYYSSSGIITERINIATCDITGLTPVKEIKTDGSVMEETIESFFVPFDKAMRWCKEGVIKNAGTEIGLHRLYFSILYEHQKNHNLILQKRLQSLLNEINSLKKSAEHYNRLIREFKATVSHELRHPFTEIMGYINLLKKNNMPEEKREEFFNIVSRSIKKLYDTNNNLIQIALKDDESSKYVSEFNIEEELNIIIEGYKFIYPKNINIDINVEKNCITLIGYQGRFRLIMEGIISNAFKFTKSGTISINVRTLDTIEKKELDFSPDLFNYHTMKNIIPNEIEIIVKDTGKGIKPSKLKKVFIPFYQADSRFEREYGGMGIGLSVVKDLLDTMQGTINIDSSEGAGTIVKLRIPFGIPSGN is encoded by the coding sequence ATGCCTAATGATAAAAAAACAAAAAAAGTAAAAAATACAAAATATTTTCGTAAATCTCCGCCTATACACCTAGATACAGGATTTGTTAATTTAGAGAGGTTTATGGCTATAAATGAATATGATGATGGAACTTTTTCTAGGGAATATAACTGCGATATAATAAATAGAAAAGGAAGAGATGCGGTTATTATAGTTCCATACACTTATATAGACAATCAAATACAGGTTCTTATGATAAGCACTTTCAGACCGGTAGTTTATTATAGGGAGAAAGTGATGACAGGAAAAAACCCTGAAGAAATTGATGAATATATTATGAATTTCTTAGAGTTCCCTGCTGGCATGCTTGAGGAAGATGAAATCAATGAAAAGAATCCTAATCAGGGAATAAAAAAATGTGCTAAAAGAGAGCTTGAAGAAGAAACAGGATACAATGTAGATTTAAAAAAGATAAATGTATTAGGACATAGATATTATAGTTCTTCAGGCATTATTACAGAAAGAATTAATATTGCCACATGTGATATAACAGGATTAACTCCGGTAAAAGAAATTAAAACTGACGGTTCTGTTATGGAAGAAACTATAGAATCTTTTTTTGTACCATTTGATAAGGCTATGAGATGGTGCAAAGAAGGTGTAATAAAAAATGCAGGCACTGAAATAGGACTTCATAGACTTTATTTTTCAATATTATATGAACATCAAAAGAATCATAATTTAATACTTCAAAAAAGGCTTCAGTCCCTATTAAATGAAATAAATTCTCTAAAAAAAAGTGCTGAACATTACAATAGATTGATAAGAGAATTCAAAGCTACTGTTTCTCATGAATTAAGACATCCGTTTACAGAAATTATGGGATATATTAATCTTCTTAAAAAAAATAATATGCCAGAAGAAAAAAGAGAAGAGTTCTTTAATATAGTCTCAAGAAGCATTAAAAAACTTTATGATACTAATAACAATCTTATACAAATAGCATTGAAAGATGATGAAAGTTCAAAATATGTATCAGAATTTAATATTGAAGAAGAACTTAATATTATTATAGAAGGCTATAAATTTATTTACCCAAAAAATATTAATATAGATATAAATGTAGAAAAAAACTGCATAACATTAATAGGATATCAAGGAAGATTCAGACTTATTATGGAAGGAATAATATCAAATGCCTTCAAATTTACAAAATCCGGAACTATATCTATAAATGTAAGAACTTTAGATACTATAGAAAAAAAAGAGCTTGATTTTTCGCCTGACTTATTTAATTATCATACTATGAAAAATATAATACCAAATGAAATTGAGATAATAGTAAAGGATACAGGAAAGGGAATAAAACCAAGCAAATTAAAAAAAGTATTCATACCATTTTATCAGGCTGATTCAAGATTTGAAAGAGAGTACGGCGGAATGGGAATTGGATTATCCGTTGTAAAAGATTTGCTTGATACTATGCAGGGAACTATAAATATAGACAGCTCAGAAGGTGCTGGTACAATAGTAAAACTAAGAATACCTTTTGGCATTCCTAGCGGAAATTAG
- a CDS encoding ATP-binding protein produces MKKYLLENKLEDITPLIENLSAEVKKYIPNNEMDLFAAALYEVIMNAIEHGNLNILYETKKNWLKKNVYHKKLKELLKTDKAKNTHVEITLQIEDDNIIIAVKDQGLGFKPKQEAKKINNDGFARESGRGIMMIKSYFDEVKFNKKGNVITLIKIIKKE; encoded by the coding sequence ATGAAAAAGTATTTACTTGAGAATAAATTAGAAGACATTACTCCATTAATAGAAAATTTGTCTGCTGAAGTTAAAAAATACATACCAAATAATGAAATGGATTTATTTGCTGCTGCATTATATGAAGTGATTATGAATGCTATTGAGCATGGGAATCTTAATATCTTATATGAAACTAAAAAAAATTGGCTTAAAAAGAATGTTTACCATAAAAAATTAAAAGAACTTCTAAAAACTGATAAAGCTAAAAACACACATGTAGAAATAACATTGCAAATAGAAGATGATAATATTATTATTGCTGTTAAAGATCAGGGACTTGGATTTAAACCAAAACAGGAAGCAAAAAAAATAAATAATGACGGATTTGCCCGTGAAAGCGGAAGGGGAATTATGATGATTAAATCATATTTTGATGAAGTAAAATTCAATAAAAAAGGCAATGTCATAACATTAATAAAAATAATAAAAAAAGAGTAA
- the rpmH gene encoding 50S ribosomal protein L34, giving the protein MKRTYQPSKLRRARKFGFFKRMATKHGRDVLKRRRRKGRYRLTAADE; this is encoded by the coding sequence ATGAAACGAACTTATCAGCCAAGTAAGCTGCGTCGTGCTAGAAAATTCGGATTTTTTAAACGTATGGCAACTAAACATGGACGAGATGTCTTAAAACGCAGAAGAAGAAAAGGCAGATATCGCTTAACTGCAGCAGATGAGTAA
- the rnpA gene encoding ribonuclease P protein component, whose translation MKLYNKERLKHRSDISAFFNNSRSVKRIYNSKYTVLLLENNRSYSRFAVAIKRNKTNSVGRNRAKRIVREIYRTQKDKIPAGYDYFIIVNRFDNYKLPSFDDYKRDLLKLFQKVLHI comes from the coding sequence TTGAAATTATATAATAAAGAGCGTTTAAAGCACAGAAGTGATATATCAGCTTTTTTCAATAATAGCCGCAGTGTTAAAAGAATTTATAATTCTAAATATACTGTGCTCTTGTTAGAAAATAATCGCTCCTATTCTAGGTTTGCTGTAGCTATAAAAAGAAATAAAACTAATTCCGTAGGCAGAAATAGAGCTAAGAGGATTGTTAGAGAAATATATAGAACTCAAAAAGATAAAATTCCTGCTGGGTATGATTATTTTATTATAGTTAATAGGTTTGATAATTATAAGCTGCCTTCATTTGATGATTATAAAAGAGACTTATTAAAATTATTTCAGAAGGTTTTACATATATGA
- the yidD gene encoding membrane protein insertion efficiency factor YidD, translating into MKNIILFLIFLYQKAISPYLRPSCRYIPSCSEYAKQAVIKHGPIKGSFLAIARVLRCNPLAKKIYDPVP; encoded by the coding sequence ATGAAAAATATTATTTTATTTTTGATTTTTTTGTATCAGAAAGCTATTTCCCCTTATTTAAGACCTTCCTGCAGATATATACCTTCATGTTCTGAATATGCTAAACAGGCTGTCATTAAGCATGGACCTATAAAGGGTAGTTTTCTTGCAATTGCCAGAGTACTGAGATGTAACCCTCTAGCAAAAAAAATATATGATCCTGTGCCATAG
- the yidC gene encoding membrane protein insertase YidC encodes MSNNKRMVIAIGLSAIIMFLYMFYQAKTMKPVYNSNVGTNSNAVGNSNNTDSVNVLLNTDQMQKIEKIENTNTVINNNEKVLENEYVIATFKNGSLYSYKLKNYYPQDLGADATNEIIDMVEQVYEGIYPFTVTFQNLSNSIAIPENLDYQLEEEGTDKVSYSANAIIDNTKVKITKTFAFGEDPYQLQNSVSIENIDEKDLSLFYSYFLATGIGPYRTDKNAVREDATKAQYLIKGNGKSKILLTGDIVKDNIFSRLFGSSSRGIKTNQMRYSVYEGQDKWVALNNRYFAIISSPAQSNNTVFETMTFSKPSTNEYRNDFHLANLVSKHSIKSGDSVTDTYSVFMGPKIRSIFSKYYLEESYESIFQESFLGINLRPLTYILDVMLNALYNITKNYAWAILLFTLLFKIITFPLNNASYKSMKKMQLVNPKIERIREQYKDNPDKLNAEIMAIYKKEKINPLGGCLPMLLPFPLLIAFFYLMQSMVELRNTPFLWITDLSSPDKLFVFPAGMPILGGFNFNLFPIVMAITSYLSMKLQPSSSAAGGGSAAAQMKMMTTIFPLMMLLMFYNFASGLALYWTAQNVFGVIQQFITSKLDKSSTSEVIEEEENKTYSKKKKKKKSK; translated from the coding sequence ATGAGCAATAATAAAAGAATGGTTATAGCTATTGGACTTTCCGCTATAATAATGTTTCTATACATGTTCTATCAGGCGAAAACTATGAAGCCTGTTTATAACTCTAATGTAGGCACAAATTCAAATGCTGTCGGTAATAGCAATAATACAGATTCTGTAAATGTTCTATTAAATACTGATCAAATGCAGAAAATAGAAAAGATAGAAAATACAAATACAGTAATTAATAATAATGAAAAAGTACTTGAAAATGAGTATGTTATAGCAACTTTTAAAAATGGTTCTTTGTATTCTTATAAATTAAAAAATTATTATCCGCAGGATTTAGGAGCAGATGCTACCAATGAAATTATTGATATGGTGGAGCAGGTTTATGAGGGTATTTATCCTTTTACCGTAACATTTCAAAATCTATCCAATTCCATAGCAATACCTGAAAATTTGGATTATCAATTAGAAGAAGAAGGCACTGATAAAGTTTCATATTCGGCTAATGCTATTATTGATAATACAAAAGTGAAAATAACAAAAACTTTTGCTTTTGGAGAGGATCCTTATCAGCTGCAAAACTCTGTTAGCATAGAAAATATAGATGAGAAAGATCTCTCTTTATTCTATTCATATTTCTTAGCTACAGGTATAGGTCCCTACAGAACAGATAAAAATGCTGTAAGAGAAGATGCTACTAAAGCACAGTATTTGATAAAAGGAAATGGTAAATCTAAAATACTATTAACAGGAGATATAGTAAAGGATAATATATTCTCAAGGTTATTTGGTTCTTCTTCAAGAGGAATAAAAACTAATCAAATGAGATACAGTGTATATGAAGGCCAGGATAAATGGGTGGCTTTAAATAATAGGTATTTTGCTATTATTTCTTCGCCTGCACAGTCTAATAATACAGTTTTTGAAACTATGACTTTTTCTAAACCTTCAACTAATGAATATAGAAATGATTTTCATTTGGCAAATTTAGTTTCTAAACACAGTATTAAAAGCGGTGATTCGGTAACTGATACTTATTCTGTATTTATGGGACCAAAAATAAGAAGTATATTTTCAAAATATTATTTAGAAGAGTCTTATGAATCTATATTTCAGGAATCTTTCTTAGGTATTAATTTAAGACCTTTAACATATATATTAGATGTTATGCTTAATGCTTTATATAATATTACCAAAAATTATGCTTGGGCTATATTATTATTTACACTGTTATTTAAAATAATAACATTCCCTTTAAATAATGCCTCTTATAAATCTATGAAGAAAATGCAGCTTGTTAATCCTAAAATAGAGCGTATAAGGGAACAATACAAAGATAATCCTGATAAATTAAATGCTGAGATAATGGCTATTTATAAGAAAGAGAAGATTAACCCCTTAGGCGGATGTCTTCCTATGCTTCTTCCATTCCCATTATTAATAGCATTCTTCTATCTCATGCAGTCTATGGTTGAACTTAGAAATACGCCTTTTTTGTGGATAACAGACTTATCTTCTCCGGATAAATTATTTGTATTTCCGGCAGGTATGCCAATATTAGGAGGATTCAATTTTAATTTATTTCCTATAGTAATGGCAATAACTAGTTATTTGAGTATGAAACTTCAGCCTTCATCTTCAGCTGCAGGAGGCGGATCTGCTGCTGCTCAGATGAAAATGATGACAACTATCTTTCCGCTTATGATGCTGCTTATGTTCTATAATTTTGCCAGCGGACTTGCTTTATATTGGACTGCACAAAATGTATTTGGAGTAATACAGCAATTTATAACATCAAAATTGGATAAATCTAGTACAAGTGAGGTTATTGAAGAAGAAGAAAATAAAACATATTCAAAAAAGAAAAAAAAGAAAAAAAGTAAATAG
- the jag gene encoding RNA-binding cell elongation regulator Jag/EloR, protein MLVKEFSGKSEKDAVSKALEELNLTEDQVRIEVIDKGKRTLLGFGEESPTIIRVYYEEISTNLGEFQSIVSNILKYMGVEAEVTAKEESEKRIYINISTEDSGVLIGKKGATLEALQFIISLIASKKFNDDAERHIILDVDGYRERREETLKHIARQAAQQAKKTRRVVALDPMSPYERRIIHLELQNDNDVETKSDGEPPYRSVKVYSKRKGGYNNKRYNDRGGYNKPYYRNR, encoded by the coding sequence ATGTTAGTAAAAGAGTTTAGTGGCAAATCAGAAAAGGATGCCGTTAGTAAGGCATTAGAAGAACTTAATCTTACAGAAGATCAGGTTAGAATTGAGGTAATAGATAAGGGGAAACGAACATTGTTAGGTTTTGGAGAGGAATCTCCTACTATTATAAGAGTTTATTATGAGGAAATTTCTACGAATTTGGGTGAATTTCAATCTATAGTATCTAATATATTAAAGTATATGGGAGTTGAGGCTGAAGTTACTGCTAAAGAAGAGAGTGAAAAAAGAATTTATATTAATATTTCTACGGAGGATTCTGGAGTTTTAATAGGTAAAAAAGGTGCTACATTAGAGGCTTTACAGTTCATAATATCATTAATAGCTTCTAAGAAATTTAATGATGATGCTGAAAGACATATTATATTAGATGTTGATGGATACAGAGAAAGACGAGAAGAAACACTAAAACATATAGCTCGTCAAGCGGCTCAGCAGGCCAAAAAGACTAGAAGAGTTGTAGCTTTAGATCCTATGTCGCCTTATGAGAGAAGAATTATACACTTAGAATTACAAAATGATAATGATGTTGAAACTAAGAGTGATGGTGAGCCTCCATACAGAAGTGTTAAAGTATATTCAAAAAGAAAAGGCGGTTATAATAATAAGAGATATAATGACAGAGGCGGTTATAATAAACCATATTACAGAAACAGATAA
- the galE gene encoding UDP-glucose 4-epimerase GalE — translation MAVLVCGGAGYIGSHVVNELLNQNIETVIIDSLEYGHKDAIKDCKNFYHGNIGDSDLLDKIFKSHNIDSVMHLCAYIEVGESVQNPAKYYYNNVSNSINLLNAMLKAKVKNFIFSSTAAVYGEPEKIPLEEDCRKEPTNPYGDSKLALEKILSWYSKAYDFNYVALRYFNASGAHPDGHIGEDHKPESHLIPLILQVPLGKRDSIKIFGDDYPTPDGTCLRDYIHVCDLALAHIAAMNYLKNGGKSVSCNLGNGNGFSVKEVIEVARKVTGHPIPAEVCPRRAGDSSELIASSKRAKEVLGWTPTIDSLETIVQTAWNWHKNHPNGYNDR, via the coding sequence ATGGCTGTTTTAGTATGCGGAGGAGCTGGATATATAGGCTCACATGTAGTTAATGAACTTTTAAATCAGAATATCGAAACTGTTATAATAGATTCATTAGAATATGGACATAAAGATGCTATTAAAGACTGCAAAAATTTTTATCATGGAAATATAGGAGATAGTGATTTACTTGATAAAATTTTTAAGAGTCATAATATAGATTCTGTTATGCATTTATGTGCTTATATAGAAGTTGGTGAAAGTGTACAAAATCCAGCTAAATATTATTATAATAATGTATCTAATTCAATTAATCTTCTTAATGCTATGCTTAAAGCAAAAGTAAAGAATTTCATATTCTCTTCTACAGCTGCTGTTTACGGAGAGCCTGAAAAAATACCTTTAGAAGAGGACTGCAGAAAAGAACCTACTAATCCCTACGGCGATAGTAAATTGGCATTAGAAAAAATACTATCTTGGTATAGTAAAGCTTATGATTTTAACTATGTAGCTTTAAGATATTTTAATGCTTCAGGTGCTCACCCAGATGGACATATTGGCGAAGATCATAAACCTGAATCACATTTAATACCATTGATACTTCAAGTACCTCTTGGAAAAAGAGATTCAATAAAAATATTCGGTGATGACTACCCTACTCCTGATGGAACTTGCCTAAGAGATTATATACATGTATGCGATTTAGCTTTAGCACATATTGCTGCTATGAATTACTTAAAGAACGGTGGTAAAAGTGTTTCATGCAATTTAGGTAATGGAAATGGATTCAGCGTAAAAGAAGTTATTGAAGTAGCTAGAAAAGTAACAGGGCATCCTATACCTGCCGAAGTTTGCCCTAGAAGAGCAGGAGATTCATCAGAACTTATAGCAAGCAGTAAAAGAGCAAAAGAAGTTTTAGGCTGGACACCTACTATAGACTCATTGGAAACTATAGTACAAACCGCATGGAATTGGCATAAGAATCACCCCAACGGATATAATGACAGATAA